A window of Clostridium sp. 'White wine YQ' contains these coding sequences:
- a CDS encoding Ig-like domain-containing protein, protein MKKVITILCTFLMLFTFRTITYAEENTIQITTDSKEYQKGDTVKVIVKTSNANDLYSVDLSMNYNVEDLQLISAKFDVFSEMGRKTDNGTDRYLLSILGKDKGVNGEVKIGEFEFKALKTGDTKITLPSTIFVNSKEEKAEGIKANSLSINVIEKPQVVNVESITLNTNKYRLKVGEEYKLVQTILPKNASNKNVRWTSSNGSIVEVKDGCIKGIDEGKALITVTTEDGNKTATCSVEVYKDNSNNNGSGGNNGSNGGNGSNDQPGEQEPGGNTNIGKLPQTGKYNYFPVIGLGMIVLGVIIKKHN, encoded by the coding sequence GTGAAGAAGGTCATAACTATTTTGTGTACTTTTCTAATGTTATTTACTTTTAGAACAATAACATATGCTGAAGAGAATACAATTCAGATTACAACTGATTCTAAAGAGTACCAAAAAGGTGATACAGTTAAGGTTATAGTAAAAACATCTAATGCAAATGATCTATATAGTGTAGATTTATCTATGAACTATAACGTAGAGGATTTGCAACTAATTAGTGCTAAGTTTGATGTGTTTAGTGAAATGGGAAGAAAAACAGATAATGGAACAGACAGATATCTTCTCTCTATCCTTGGAAAAGATAAAGGAGTAAATGGAGAAGTAAAAATAGGTGAGTTTGAGTTTAAGGCTTTAAAAACTGGAGATACAAAAATAACCTTACCATCCACAATATTTGTAAATAGTAAGGAAGAGAAAGCAGAAGGAATTAAAGCAAACTCATTAAGTATAAATGTTATAGAGAAGCCACAAGTAGTGAATGTTGAAAGTATAACATTAAACACTAATAAATACAGGTTAAAGGTAGGAGAAGAGTATAAATTAGTCCAAACCATTTTACCTAAAAATGCTTCAAATAAAAATGTTAGATGGACATCAAGTAATGGCAGCATAGTTGAAGTTAAGGATGGATGTATAAAAGGAATAGATGAGGGCAAAGCCTTAATAACAGTAACAACTGAGGATGGCAATAAGACAGCTACATGTAGTGTGGAGGTATATAAAGATAATTCAAATAATAATGGTAGTGGTGGTAATAACGGTAGTAATGGAGGAAATGGATCTAATGATCAACCAGGTGAACAGGAACCAGGTGGGAATACAAATATAGGTAAACTACCACAGACAGGAAAATATAATTATTTTCCAGTAATAGGATTGGGCATGATAGTTTTAGGCGTTATTATAAAGAAACACAATTAA